AAATTGTTGTTAACTGGGTTAAAATCTTCTTGGAAGACTGAGGCGAATGCTGAATTTCGCCACTAAGTCTTTATTCATATAAAAATCCAGATTTATTGAATTGACCATGtagtctatattaaagggcacttcgtTTGAAAagaacaggcttttaaaatgtcTATATTGATTCAccatttctacttaaaatatcaaagggatgcaaaGGGAAGTCATTTTGTTGAACGGCCGTACCATCTAGACTCTGAGCATCAGTGCAAAGCCACTACACCAGTCTTGAGGAGAGGCGTGAGTCTTGATGAATGAAAGACTGGTCTCCAATGGGAAGCCAATGATTTCACGTGATAAGGTTGTAGAATAGTGAGATTTGATTTGGTGCTCAAGGATAAATAATGTTGTGAAACACATTTGGTCTGAGATAAGCTGATAGTATGATGAAGATTAGCTAATTGGTTAGGTGTGTGTGCGAGAGACCGGtaggaagagagagcgaaagcTGTTAGTTTAGCTCCTGTGAGCTGACTCCTAATGTTTCATGTCCAGTCACCAAAGATGGTTTCCTCTGCCTACCAGCTCACAAAGGCCTGGAAAAGACTGAGATACTTAAGTGCTGTGAGAGTGCCAGTATTGTCTGTCTGCATAGTAGTGACTTTTTGAAGAGGCAAACCATGGTCTTTCTGGCTGAAGAGCCCATGAAAATGTTAGTCCTCATCAGAGAACAGATCTCTACCTCAATACTGTAACCATGGTGACTGACCAAACAAACACTGTCTCAGATCCACTCCCACAGATTGAGTTTTGACTGGCTTGACAAATTCAGACTAGGAGGCAATGTAGCTTTATTGGTTAACGTTTCAACTGAAATGAGTGCTATTTTTATGCCAGGTGTACTTTCAAGCGATGACACATTGAAGTGTCACTAGTGGAGACAATGGATGAAAAAGTGATACTAAGTTTGGAGCTAGTTGCATGGTGGTCTCTCTGAGATATCTACCTTGTTTTATGTTACTACCTTCTGTTACTGAAGTTTAAATTCTACAGAGGTTTAAATTATACAAAGGTCACGCAAGCCAAGCCATTCCAACACTGAGGACACGGCTGTGTGTCTGCAGTGGACTGTTCTGATACTGTGCAGTAGTAAGGTTGAGAACTTCCGTGACCCAGGCTGTGTAGACATGGTGTCTGTGTCCTGTGGTAGTGGAGCTGGTTTGACTGGTTATCATGAGGCTCTGTTTGGACTCGGGACCTGCATGTCTGCCGACAGCCAACTGGGGCCAGAATAGGACCATGTTTCTCCTCTGCTGCTGGACAGATCTGCTCACCATGCTCTCTGCCACAGCTGTCAGCAGGATGGATGGAAACTCTATGGCAGAGTGCCACCATTttaggactgtgaagagacagacCAGTGCAGATGTTAGAGGTGAATGTGCCCCCCTATTTATACGCTCTCATTAGAGGGACCCAGCCTCTTGGGTcaaccccccccaccacctcaaTGTTATGTTCAGTGGAAATAGAGGACAGGCCAATAAACATTTTCAGACCTTGATATTTTCACTTACTGCAAATCATATTAACTCCAGAATTGTGGATAAATGTTACTGGTAAGTTTTGAATTAACGGGAGTGTTCAGTTTTTTAAAATTTGCAATCGGatggaatgtatttttttgttatgCTACACTAGACAGCTGGTTTAAGTTGAGATCTTAAAGCCAGAGTTTTAATCTGGAAGACATTGAAGGGGCTTGACCCAAACCTGCCTTTTCGCTAACCCAGTGAGTGTCCAAATATAGGGGTTGTATTTGCCATAGCAGGTGAAAAAACTGTGCTTCCAACTTATTTTTGTAACGTGTTCCAAGATCAAACTATCTACCAGCATGCATCAGTAGCTCActggaggtgaaaagagaactaCCATACATGCCAGCATCCCCCATATTTAGGGCAGGATGCATTGAGTTGGGCTTTTCCCATTGGCTGAGCCTGTTAGCCTGCTTGTGTCGCCTCCAGTGAGAGCCGTGTCAGTGATGCATGTGGTTCAGTTTTTCCTTATGTTCATACTAGCGTTTCTGTAAGATAAAGGCCCGGGTGGAGCTTAGTCCTTGGTTTCACAATAAAAGTTTAAAATGAAGTTGCCTTTTTATATATTTAACAAATATAGTATTGGTTTAAATGATTGGTACCTCTGACACCAGTAAAAGTTATGTTGATCAGTGATTCTTTAGACGAACAATACTGTTCATGCCATCTTGATGCTTGGTTATAACAAGAACATACAATGAGCAGTTATTTTTTTATCTGAAAATGTTAATTTTCTCAGTGTCCTATCTGGTCAGCTGCCACTAACATCTGATCACATCAGGAAATGTAAAGCCCAATTAACCATTTAGTTAACTGCAATAATTGCCATTGAGTTGTTGCATATCAAATTGGTGTTTTTATTTGAACCATGGGCAGCGTCATTGTGgctatctccattttgaagtagtcaatttACGTCTGAGTTGGAAAACAAATGGAAAGGGTGCACACTGCCACCTAGAGTATGTTTTAAAATGGCATAAAGCCAAGGTTGGTGATGGAATGTTTCCTCACAAGTATAATTAATTGGTTGacccataggaagtcccaccTAGCTGACGACTTCAAACTCGTtgcccatgctaaaacaggctTTTGGGCATTAGTCCTATCTCTATGGATGAAACCCTGTCAGTCCATGGGCAGAGTATGCAGGTGAGTCAAATGGTGTCACACACAGGGTTGCCAGTTCAAATCCCAATGATACTTTTGTTTTCCAACATACTAATCGCATTTCCAAACTAACAGTCTAAATGAACAGCTTTTAATATGTGAAAAACAAGCGTGGTGCCCTCCCCCCTTTTGGTGTAGTGGACTAGGCACTGGGACCAGAAGGTCACAGGTTCTAATCTTGATGCTGAGGATTGAAGCCTTGTGGGGGGgtttttaaatcattttttttctACCCGCAGAATTGGATCAAAGGAAAACTCCAATCTGAAATATAGTAAATGTTATTCTAAGTACATTAAATTCTCTGTCTGGTGTTCTGGAAATTAGTGACAAGACTATGCATTTCCAACAAAACAAGGACAACCAATTGTTAATGAAGAATACTAAGCCAATACTATATTTGATAGGCACGGAGTTGTCAAGCTAATATGATACAATACAATTGAGAGAACACTTGAAGAAAACATGgctaacactttattttaagggtcCGTTGCAAACAGTACACTCACAAATGTATGTGTTACCAGGTACTGCTGAAATTACATTGGTCACTCAACATCAATGTATAAATAGCGCTCACTTCAGATCAGGGTCTGCAAAAAGACTAATGTTTATTAAATGGTGAACACACTTTATAAATGACTTATTACGGTCGATTAAAATAAAGTGTCACCAAAACATGCATAACAGTTTGCTGAACATGGTTCAGAGTATTTGATGTGTCATAAGCACAATGCCGTGTAAAGGCATGACTTTTTGCCCACGTCCGGGCCCTCACTGACACACGGTGCCAGAGAGAAGGTTTTTCCTTACATAACAAAATGATTTATTGTTTACCGACCCACTGCATATTTCACGCAGCAGTTCCCCATTTCATTTCACCTAGCTGGTCACTTGGGTTCAACCCAGCCAAGGCTATTCTCCATCCCAAAAGGTCAGAATACCTCACATTTTCATGTATCTAATTTGATTAATATTCCTAAACATGTCTTAAAATGTTTCCTGGAATATCTCATACAGTATTAGAGTTTAAAATGCACCAGCTATATAAACAGCTTTTCATGAATCAATTACACACCTACTTTCACATAGAAAGTAgcaacctatatatatatatatatatatacacaggtaTATAATCCTAAATGAACGATACAAATTGTATCAATAAAGAAAAGCTTTCTCTTGTCTACCAGGGATTGCGCCGGTAACTGTAACAGATTGTCTACATCAAGCCAGGGGCTCTGAGCCCTTTGGATCGGTCTTCAGGGAAAACAACCAAAGGGAATCGACTTGGGATTGGAGCTCGAGTCTACCGTGTCTGTAGCAGCTGCAGGCTTGGAGCCAAAATGAGGGGCCAGAGACGTCCCTTACTAAAACTACGACAACAAGACACGGACGTGCCCGCCTCGACATCTACTGCAAGACATTCTCTCAACTGAGAAGACTAACTCAGCCacctactatcataacaacaacAGGCACAAACAGAACACACTGCAGAGAAACAAATCAATTACACCAATTGAACACAGAAGATATACACATCCCCAACAACCAAGAATCTGTTGATAAATGGTGGCCAATTAGGGGGTGAATGTTTCCAAATAGAGTAGAAAATATAGAATAGAAGTAAGATTAGGAATATAATCAGATCCCTCAGATTCCACAGttagtttttaaaaatgtttcaaACTGTGACTTGTAAATCAATGCATATCCTCACCTGCACATGATTAACACTTAAGTTATCcacaaacaaatgtacagtcaaacCCTTATATTGCCAAAACTACAACTAACTtatgaatagggagagagagtagtagtCTAGCTGGACTCAGTAGCCAGACTGGGACTTCTCAGCCAAGATGGCGGCAGCTAGCTGCTGGGCGTCCGTCACATGGGGGTTCCTCCCCATAACCCGGCCCACCAGCTCAGAGGGGAAGATGTTACACAGGTTGAGGTAGACCTTACCCCGCACCTCCCCGTACCGGCTCAGGGTGGGGGGCTCCTGGTGCATGTGGTGGAGGGGCATGGACGGGTGGGATGGCTGAGGGGCATGGGATGGGTGAGGGGGGTAGGGTGGGTGAGGGGGCTGAGAGGAGTAGGGTTGGTGAGAGGGGTGGTAAGAGTGTGTGGTCTGTCCCCATGGAGATGTGTGTCCCCAGCCTACATCGTGGGTCTCTGGTAGACTCTGGTAGGTCTCATAGCAGGACTGAGGGGGTTGGCTGCAGTAGGGATCCCAGGAGAAGGCTTTCCTGGGGGGCGGCGGAGAGCGTTCGTACAGCCGGGAGTCTGACAGGGTCTCCAGCCGCGTGCTGGCCAGGCAGCGGCCCAGAGGGGAGCCAGCAGGGTAGGGGCCGGACTGGGACACAGAGGGGTAGTCTCCAGGGCAGCTGGAGCGGGCGCCTACGGCCTGGtgctggaggggagggggagggggtacagAGGGCGCTTCAGGTGGGGGTCAGGGGGCTCGTCATGGGGAAGCTGTGGCCCCGTGCCAGGCTCTGGTGATAGCCATAGAGGACAgaggtgtggggggaggggtggtgTGGCTCGAGCAGGGGGGCAGAGTGTTGAGAGTACAGGCGGTTGTGTTGATGGTGCTGATGGTGGATGTATTTGTCCAGCAGAGGGCCTGGGCAGCACAGACAGGAGGCTCGTTCTCCGTACGAGTCACATCCGCTGCTGACACAGTCTGACGAGCCCAGCAGACGCAGGTCAGTGTCCAGTGGGAAGTGGGACTCCGGATTCCTCCGTGCTGCCAGGCCAGAGTGGGCCGGCGTCACTGAGTAGTAGCTCAGATCTGGAGGGTCACAGCTGGAGGAGTAGGGGTCAGGGTGGGGGTGCGGCAGGGTCATGTAGGGTGTGTCCCTGCCCAGGCTCGGTGGCTGTTCCTGGGGGTCGCTGAGGGCAGAGGAGGGGGGTCCTCCAGGGGCAGGGGACAGAGTAATACTCCCACTACAACAActactcccactactactactgaggCTGTTGCATTTCTCAGCGTGTCTCAGCTTGTCCTCTGCCTCGCCGTAGGACAGCGCCCGGATGCTGGGGTCACACTGCCTTTTGGGGGCAGAACTTCTCTTGGTGCCCATCGCTACATTGTTGGGCACGCTGTGGCTCTTCACCAGCCCGGCCTCGCCAGCCTGGCCCTTTGCGCTAGTAGAGGTGGCAGAGGTCTTGGCGCTGGCACGCAGCTCGTCTGCCACCGAGCGCTGGCACTGGGCACTCCTCTCCGGGTGGTAGTACTTACACTTGTGGCCGTAAGTGCACTTCTTGCCtaaagaaagggggagaaaggataGGGTTCTGGTTAGCACACAGGCTAGTGATGATGTGGTAGTGGTTCACTTAGAAAGTAGCAACCCAATGCATATTCAGCACCAGTAGCTGGATGTCATCCAGCTGATGAAGAAATGATTCATTCACATTATAACACTGGGAGAAGTCTTCATCATGAACATGGTCAAGGTGAAGTGATGAACGTACTAAAGAGTTAATAATAATGGCGGGGCCCACCATAAGGACAGGGCTGCTTCTTGTGCTCTGGCATGATGGGACGTTTCCTCAGGAAGTTCTCCAGACTGGGACCATGACGACCTAGAGGGTCATCAGGAGGCATGaacctgggagggagggaggagcgagagagagagggaggagcgagagggaggggcgagggagggaggggcgagggagggggggcgagggagggaggggcgagggagggaggggcgagggagggggcgagggagggagggagtgagggagcgagggagggagcgagcaagagggaggggaggagcaagtgagggagggaaggaggggaggagcaagtgagggagggaaggagggtagGAGCAAGGGAGGGAAGGAGCAAGGGAGGGAAGGAGCAAGGGAGGGAAGGAGCAAGGAGGGAaggagcaagggagggaggggagcaagggtgggagggaggggaggagcaagggtgggagggaggggaggagcaagggagggagggaggggggggcaagggagggaggggagcaagggtgggagggaggggaggagcaagggtgggagggaggggaggagcaagggtgggagggaggggaggagcaagggagggagggagggaggggaggagcaagagagggagggaggggaggagcaaGGGAGCAGCGAGCGAGGGGGGGAGTGAGCGGGGGAGAGCGGCGGGGGGGGGGcgagcgaggaggaggaggagcgagcgagaggggaggagcgagcgaggagggggaggagcgagcgaggaggggggaggagcggcgaggaggggggggaggagcgAGCGGGAGGAGgagcgagcgagggaggggggaggagcgagcgagggaggggggaggagcgagcgaggagggggaggagcgagcgagggaggggaggagcgagcgagggagggggggaggagcgagcgagggagggggaggagcgagcgaggggggaggagcgagcgagggagggggaggagcgagcgaggagggggaggagcgagcgaggaggaggaggagcgagggaggaggagcgaggaggaggggaggagcgagcgaggaggaggagcgagcgaggaggaggagcgaggagggagga
The window above is part of the Oncorhynchus gorbuscha isolate QuinsamMale2020 ecotype Even-year linkage group LG21, OgorEven_v1.0, whole genome shotgun sequence genome. Proteins encoded here:
- the LOC124007869 gene encoding LOW QUALITY PROTEIN: probable ribonuclease ZC3H12C (The sequence of the model RefSeq protein was modified relative to this genomic sequence to represent the inferred CDS: deleted 1 base in 1 codon; substituted 1 base at 1 genomic stop codon); translation: MVCLFPTPTSLYAGLPVWTWGPRGLLTLRQGGPSSGEALREYQSKLEFALKLGYAEELVRLVLAKLGPYTLINDILGELVKLGRKVETNQQRIGSTGSQPTPSSSCSSSSTCGYVEAVEAQQGRTDCPYQTDLLLGDKDNLRPVVLDGSNVAMSHGNKEVFSCYGIQLAVDWFLERGHRDITVFVPSWKKEQSRPDALITDQDILRRLEKDKILVFTPSRRVQGRRVVCYDDRFIVKLAYESDGIIVSNDNYRDLASEKPEWKKLIDERLLMYSFVNDKFMPPDDPLGRHGPSLENFLRKRPIMPEHKKQPCPYGKKCTYGHKCKYYHPERSAQCQRSVADELRASAKTSATSTSAKGQAGEAGLVKSHSVPNNVAMGTKRSSAPKRQCDPSIRALSYGEAEDKLRHAEKCNSLSSSSGSSCCSGSITLSPAPGGPPSSALSDPQEQPPSLGRDTPYMTLPHPHPDPYSSSCDPPDLSYYSVTPAHSGLAARRNPESHFPLDTDLRLLGSSDCVSSGCDSYGERASCLCCPGPLLDKYIHHQHHQHNRLYSQHSAPLLEPHHPSPHTSVLYGYHQSLARGHSFPMTSPLTPTXSASVPPPPPLQHQAVGARSSCPGDYPSVSQSGPYPAGSPLGRCLASTRLETLSDSRLYERSPPPPRKAFSWDPYCSQPPQSCYETYQSLPETHDVGWGHTSPWGQTTHSYHPSHQPYSSQPPHPPYPPHPSHAPQPSHPSMPLHHMHQEPPTLSRYGEVRGKVYLNLCNIFPSELVGRVMGRNPHVTDAQQLAAAILAEKSQSGY